In the genome of Desulfovibrio desulfuricans, one region contains:
- a CDS encoding argininosuccinate synthase has protein sequence MQNVKKVVLAYSGGLDTSVILKWLIETYHCEVIAVTADLGQPEDLSGVEAKALKTGASKAYVLDLREEMAKDFVFPMMRGAARYENRYLLGTSIARPLIAKALVDIARKEGADAVAHGATGKGNDQVRFEFAVSALAPDIKVIAPWREWDLMSRTALTAFAEKHGIPISSDAKRYSMDANMMHTSFEGSELENPGNAPDASCHQRCVPVEQAPDTPELISVDFEHGNPVAVNGQRLSPAAVIKTLSEIAGRNGIGRDDMVENRFVGMKCRGVYENPAGTLLFALHRDLEGICMDRELLGIRDMLAVRYSQCVYNGFWYSPERETMQVFMDKSQECVTGTVRAKLYKGGVWPLARTSPNSLFSEDLATFEGGNYDHKDAAGFIRLNSLRLRLHAAVQGKLGK, from the coding sequence ATGCAAAATGTAAAAAAAGTCGTTCTCGCCTATTCGGGCGGGCTTGATACTTCTGTTATCCTTAAATGGCTTATCGAGACCTACCACTGCGAGGTCATCGCCGTTACAGCCGACCTTGGCCAGCCCGAAGACCTTTCGGGCGTGGAGGCAAAAGCGCTCAAAACCGGCGCTTCCAAGGCCTATGTGCTTGATCTGCGCGAAGAAATGGCCAAGGACTTTGTCTTTCCCATGATGCGCGGCGCTGCCCGCTACGAAAACCGTTACCTGCTGGGCACCTCCATCGCCCGCCCGCTGATCGCCAAGGCCCTTGTGGACATCGCCCGCAAGGAAGGCGCTGACGCCGTGGCCCACGGCGCCACCGGCAAGGGCAACGACCAGGTGCGTTTTGAATTTGCCGTCAGCGCCCTGGCGCCCGACATTAAGGTCATCGCTCCCTGGCGCGAATGGGATCTCATGTCGCGCACGGCCCTCACGGCCTTTGCCGAAAAGCACGGCATACCCATTTCGAGCGACGCCAAGCGCTACAGCATGGACGCCAACATGATGCACACGAGCTTTGAAGGCAGCGAGCTGGAAAACCCCGGCAACGCGCCCGACGCCTCGTGCCATCAGCGCTGCGTGCCTGTGGAGCAGGCCCCCGACACGCCCGAGCTCATCAGCGTCGACTTTGAGCACGGCAACCCCGTGGCCGTCAACGGTCAGCGCCTCTCCCCCGCCGCCGTCATCAAAACCCTGAGCGAAATCGCCGGGCGCAACGGCATTGGCCGCGACGACATGGTTGAAAACCGCTTTGTGGGCATGAAGTGCCGGGGCGTGTACGAAAACCCCGCCGGTACGCTGCTGTTTGCCCTGCACCGCGACCTCGAGGGCATCTGCATGGACCGCGAGCTGCTCGGCATCCGCGACATGCTGGCCGTGCGCTACTCGCAGTGCGTGTACAACGGCTTTTGGTATTCGCCCGAGCGCGAAACCATGCAGGTCTTTATGGACAAGTCGCAGGAGTGCGTAACCGGCACGGTGCGCGCCAAGCTGTACAAGGGCGGAGTGTGGCCCCTGGCCCGCACCTCCCCCAACTCGCTCTTTTCCGAAGATCTGGCCACCTTTGAGGGCGGCAACTACGATCACAAAGACGCCGCGGGCTTTATCCGCCTCAACAGCCTGCGCCTGCGTTTGCACGCCGCTGTGCAGGGCAAGCTGGGCAAGTAG
- the rpsU gene encoding 30S ribosomal protein S21 — translation MPGVFLNDDDYNFDIALRRFKKQVEKAGILSEMKKRQHYEKPSVMRKKKKAAARKRLLKKIRKMNMA, via the coding sequence TTGCCCGGAGTTTTTCTTAACGACGACGACTATAACTTCGACATCGCACTGCGCCGCTTTAAGAAGCAGGTAGAAAAGGCCGGCATTCTTTCTGAAATGAAGAAGCGCCAGCACTACGAAAAGCCCAGCGTTATGCGCAAAAAGAAGAAGGCCGCCGCCCGGAAGCGGCTGTTGAAAAAAATCAGGAAGATGAACATGGCCTAG
- the rsmA gene encoding 16S rRNA (adenine(1518)-N(6)/adenine(1519)-N(6))-dimethyltransferase RsmA yields the protein MQQHESTHGQPRAKKSLGQHFLKREDICRRIAMLLLPRPEDMVLEIGPGPGALTRAIEEQPHARLLLLEKDNHWAAERQRLGEARTQAVLTDALRFDWRRITPQTPWKIIGNLPYNVASPLIWDIVSRATGWQRAAFMVQKEVGQRLAAQPNTNHYGALSVWVQSYARPRMEFIVGPGAFSPPPKVDSAVLSFEPLPPESRPAHPEVLARLLRVCFQQRRKQLGGVFRRSGQPGLEAALEKTGLDPSLRPEALANKDFQALAAFWAEQLDNNA from the coding sequence ATGCAGCAACACGAATCAACACACGGCCAGCCCCGCGCCAAAAAGAGCCTTGGGCAGCATTTTTTGAAGCGCGAGGATATCTGCCGCCGCATCGCCATGCTGCTGTTGCCCCGGCCCGAAGATATGGTGCTGGAGATCGGCCCCGGCCCCGGTGCTCTGACCCGCGCCATTGAAGAACAGCCCCATGCCCGCCTGCTGTTGCTTGAAAAAGACAACCACTGGGCGGCAGAGCGCCAACGCCTTGGCGAGGCCCGCACCCAGGCGGTGCTGACCGACGCACTGCGCTTTGACTGGCGGCGCATCACGCCCCAAACCCCCTGGAAGATCATCGGCAATCTGCCGTACAACGTGGCCTCGCCCCTCATCTGGGACATTGTCTCGCGCGCAACTGGCTGGCAGCGGGCGGCATTTATGGTGCAAAAAGAGGTAGGACAACGGCTGGCGGCGCAACCCAACACAAACCACTACGGCGCGCTCTCGGTATGGGTGCAAAGCTACGCCCGCCCGCGCATGGAGTTTATTGTGGGGCCAGGGGCCTTTAGCCCTCCGCCCAAGGTAGATTCGGCCGTGCTTTCGTTTGAACCGCTGCCGCCAGAGAGCAGGCCTGCCCACCCCGAGGTGCTGGCGCGGCTTTTGCGCGTGTGCTTTCAGCAGCGCCGCAAACAGCTTGGCGGCGTCTTTCGGCGCAGCGGCCAGCCCGGCCTTGAGGCGGCCCTGGAAAAAACCGGCCTCGACCCAAGCCTGCGGCCCGAGGCCCTTGCCAATAAAGATTTTCAGGCACTGGCCGCTTTTTGGGCCGAGCAGCTTGACAATAATGCATAA
- the argH gene encoding argininosuccinate lyase, with protein sequence MKTNQSWGGRFAEGPKEAVAQYTDSQSYDRALYAQDIRASQAHARMLGRQGVISQSEARALVNGLDRVREEIETGSFVWKPELEDVHMNIEARLTELVGDVGKKLHTGRSRNDQVGLTFRLFVADRLETWRQRAAFLCSVLADKAAEHTTDILPGCTHMQPAQPVSLAHHLLAYASMFRRDAMRLEDTLERVRVSPLGAAALAGTTYPLDPQSVADEVGFAKIYANSMDAVSDRDFVLEALFDGSTIMMHLSRLCEEIILWANPAFGFVRLSDGYSTGSSIMPQKKNPDVAELMRGKTGRVYGALTGLLTVMKGLPLAYNRDMQEDKEGFLDADRTVEASLRLMAGMLQELTFRTDRMREACKAGFLNATELADYLVGKGIPFREAHHITGQAVAMAEKAGKGLEDLTLGELQTLEPRIDDSVYAILEYAAAVSRRETPGGTGPRSVETQLEQMRYWLGQILGKDND encoded by the coding sequence ATGAAGACCAACCAGAGCTGGGGCGGCCGCTTTGCCGAAGGCCCCAAGGAAGCCGTGGCCCAGTACACTGATTCGCAGTCCTATGACAGGGCGCTCTACGCGCAGGACATCCGCGCTTCGCAGGCGCATGCCCGCATGCTGGGCCGTCAGGGCGTCATCAGCCAGAGCGAGGCGCGGGCGCTGGTCAACGGTCTGGACCGCGTGCGCGAAGAAATCGAAACGGGCAGCTTTGTGTGGAAGCCCGAGCTTGAAGACGTGCACATGAATATTGAAGCGCGCCTGACCGAGCTTGTGGGCGACGTGGGCAAAAAGCTGCATACGGGCCGCAGCCGCAACGACCAGGTGGGCCTGACCTTTCGGCTGTTTGTGGCCGACCGGCTCGAAACATGGCGTCAGCGCGCCGCCTTTTTGTGCTCTGTGCTCGCCGACAAGGCTGCGGAGCATACGACGGACATCCTGCCCGGCTGCACCCACATGCAGCCCGCCCAGCCAGTAAGCCTTGCCCACCACCTGCTGGCCTACGCCTCCATGTTCCGCCGCGACGCCATGCGCCTTGAAGACACCCTTGAACGCGTACGCGTTTCACCCCTCGGCGCTGCGGCCCTGGCCGGAACAACCTACCCTCTCGACCCGCAGAGCGTGGCCGACGAGGTGGGCTTTGCCAAAATTTACGCCAACTCCATGGATGCCGTATCTGACCGCGACTTTGTGCTTGAGGCCCTTTTTGACGGCTCAACCATCATGATGCATCTGTCGCGCCTGTGCGAAGAGATCATCCTCTGGGCCAACCCGGCTTTTGGCTTTGTGCGCCTGTCCGACGGGTACTCCACCGGCTCGTCCATCATGCCGCAAAAGAAAAACCCCGACGTGGCCGAACTCATGCGCGGCAAGACGGGGCGCGTCTACGGCGCTCTCACCGGCCTGCTCACGGTCATGAAGGGCCTGCCTCTGGCCTACAACCGCGACATGCAGGAAGACAAGGAAGGTTTCCTCGATGCCGACCGCACGGTTGAGGCATCGCTGCGGCTCATGGCGGGCATGCTGCAGGAGCTGACCTTCCGCACCGACCGCATGCGCGAGGCCTGCAAGGCCGGGTTCCTCAACGCCACAGAGCTGGCCGATTACCTTGTGGGCAAGGGCATTCCCTTCCGCGAGGCGCACCACATCACCGGGCAGGCCGTAGCCATGGCCGAAAAGGCGGGCAAGGGCCTTGAAGACCTCACCCTTGGCGAGCTTCAGACTCTTGAACCGCGTATCGACGATTCGGTGTATGCGATTCTGGAATACGCTGCAGCCGTAAGCCGCCGCGAAACCCCCGGCGGCACAGGCCCCCGTTCGGTGGAAACCCAGCTCGAACAGATGCGCTACTGGCTTGGCCAGATTCTCGGCAAGGATAACGACTGA
- a CDS encoding GatB/YqeY domain-containing protein, which translates to MTVTTTLFEQIDKDYVRAYKAKDSVRLTVLRLLKTAVKNRLVDLKRPGGSLADEEMLDLIIKEGKQRQDSIDQFTAAGRSDLADKEAAELVVLKEYLPKPLSTEELATLIDATVAEVGATSPKDMGKVISAIMAGHKGRVDGKALSEAVKKRLQP; encoded by the coding sequence ATGACCGTCACCACCACGCTTTTTGAGCAGATCGACAAAGACTACGTCCGGGCCTACAAAGCCAAGGACAGTGTGCGCCTTACCGTACTGCGCCTCCTCAAAACGGCGGTAAAAAATCGCCTGGTGGATCTCAAACGTCCTGGCGGCAGCCTTGCCGATGAGGAGATGCTTGACCTCATCATCAAGGAGGGCAAGCAGCGGCAGGACTCCATCGACCAGTTTACGGCTGCGGGCCGCAGCGATCTAGCCGACAAGGAAGCCGCCGAGCTTGTTGTTCTCAAGGAATACCTGCCAAAGCCCCTCTCGACCGAAGAGCTGGCCACCCTTATCGATGCCACCGTGGCCGAGGTGGGCGCTACTTCTCCCAAGGATATGGGCAAGGTCATCTCTGCCATCATGGCGGGGCACAAGGGCCGTGTAGACGGCAAGGCCCTGTCTGAAGCAGTCAAAAAGCGTTTGCAGCCTTAG
- the carB gene encoding carbamoyl-phosphate synthase large subunit has product MPKRTDLHKILVIGAGPIIIGQGCEFDYSGSQAVKALKEEGYEVVLVNSNPATIMTDPHMADATYVEPIEQETLAAIIRKERPDALLPTLGGQTALNAALGLAKSGVLAECGVELIGARADVIEKAESRELFREAMEKIGLKMPASGIARNMEDVRQLGNVLPFPLIIRPAFTLGGTGGGVAYNMEDLEVIAASGLSASPTSEVMIEQSVLGWKEIEMEVMRDAKDNCVIICSIENFDPMGVHTGDSITVAPVQTLSDAEYQNIRDFSIAIMREIGVETGGSNVQFGINPANGEVVVIEMNPRVSRSSALASKATGFPIAKIAAKLAVGYTLDELSNDITRETVASFEPAIDYCVVKIPRFTFEKFPGAKDELTTSMKSVGEAMSIGRTFKEALQKGLRSMEIGATGLGYGFRSELPDRETILEALHRPNSRRIFVLRQAIVAGISEEEIFAVSSIDPWFIRQVRDIVDMEKRICNFGLANDMTTANAALADMLREAKEYGFSDRQLAEMWKLPEAEIRHMRTAMKVQPTYYLVDTCAAEFEAYTPYFYSTYERGEEIKVEDRRKVLILGGGPNRIGQGIEFDYCCCHASFALRDAGVMAVMVNSNPETVSTDYDTSDRLYFEPLTFEDVMNIVEKEKPEGVIVQFGGQTPLNLAVPLMRAGVPIMGTSPDAIDRAEDRERFQALIEKLGLLQPPNGIAMSLEDALKVAERITYPVVVRPSYVLGGRAMAVVYDAAELKEYFHAQVPQKPEHPILIDKFLEHAVEVDVDALSDGKEVYVAGIMEHIEEAGIHSGDSACVLPSYSLSYDHVSRIAVQAEALARELKVVGLMNIQFAIKGDDIYILEVNPRASRTAPFVSKATGVPLPYLATQVMLGKTLEELDPWSMRKGGFTCVKEAVLPFQRFPGVDVILGPEMHSTGEVMGMGSNFGEAFLKSQLGAGQVLPQGGKLFLSVNDRDKPYLPEVADMFARLGFHLLATRGTAAVLREHGLEVEEVLKVYEGRPNIVDLLINHEVALVINTASGKHTARDSKAIRHAALTYKVPYCTTIAAARATATAIGSRRAETHVESLQEYYAREARG; this is encoded by the coding sequence ATGCCCAAGCGTACGGATTTACACAAAATTCTTGTCATCGGCGCGGGCCCCATCATCATCGGCCAGGGCTGCGAGTTTGACTACTCCGGCTCACAGGCCGTGAAGGCCCTGAAAGAAGAAGGGTACGAGGTGGTGCTGGTCAACTCCAACCCGGCTACCATCATGACCGATCCGCATATGGCTGACGCCACCTATGTGGAACCCATCGAGCAGGAAACCCTTGCCGCAATCATCCGAAAAGAGCGCCCCGACGCTCTCTTGCCTACGCTTGGCGGTCAGACGGCTTTGAACGCCGCTCTTGGGCTTGCCAAGAGCGGCGTTTTGGCGGAATGCGGCGTTGAGCTTATCGGCGCGCGCGCCGACGTCATTGAAAAGGCCGAAAGCCGCGAGCTGTTTCGCGAGGCCATGGAAAAAATCGGCCTCAAAATGCCCGCCAGCGGCATTGCCCGCAATATGGAAGACGTGCGCCAGCTCGGCAACGTGCTGCCCTTCCCGCTGATTATCCGCCCGGCCTTTACGCTTGGCGGCACCGGTGGCGGCGTGGCCTACAATATGGAAGATCTCGAAGTCATCGCGGCCAGCGGCCTTTCGGCCAGCCCCACCTCCGAGGTCATGATCGAGCAGAGCGTGCTTGGCTGGAAAGAAATTGAAATGGAAGTAATGCGCGACGCCAAGGACAACTGCGTCATCATCTGCTCCATTGAAAACTTTGATCCCATGGGCGTGCATACGGGCGACTCCATCACCGTGGCCCCGGTGCAGACCCTCTCTGACGCCGAATACCAGAACATCCGCGACTTCTCCATCGCCATCATGCGCGAGATAGGCGTGGAAACTGGCGGCAGCAACGTGCAGTTTGGCATCAACCCCGCCAACGGCGAGGTAGTGGTTATCGAAATGAACCCGCGCGTATCGCGCTCGTCGGCGCTGGCCTCAAAGGCCACGGGTTTTCCCATTGCCAAAATCGCCGCCAAGCTGGCCGTGGGCTACACGCTTGACGAACTGAGCAACGACATCACCCGCGAGACCGTGGCCAGCTTCGAGCCCGCCATTGACTACTGCGTGGTCAAGATCCCGCGCTTCACCTTTGAAAAATTCCCCGGCGCCAAGGACGAGCTCACCACCTCCATGAAGAGCGTGGGCGAAGCCATGAGCATTGGCCGCACCTTCAAGGAGGCCCTGCAGAAGGGCCTGCGCTCCATGGAAATCGGCGCAACGGGCCTTGGCTACGGCTTTCGCTCCGAGCTGCCCGACCGCGAGACCATCCTTGAAGCCCTGCACCGGCCCAACTCGCGGCGCATTTTTGTTCTGCGTCAGGCCATTGTGGCCGGTATCAGCGAAGAAGAAATCTTTGCGGTTTCGTCCATCGACCCCTGGTTTATCCGCCAGGTGCGCGACATCGTGGATATGGAAAAGCGCATCTGCAACTTTGGCCTTGCCAACGACATGACCACCGCCAACGCGGCGCTGGCCGACATGCTGCGCGAAGCCAAGGAATACGGCTTTTCCGACCGGCAGCTGGCGGAGATGTGGAAGCTGCCCGAGGCCGAGATTCGCCATATGCGCACCGCGATGAAGGTGCAGCCCACCTATTATCTCGTGGATACCTGCGCGGCGGAGTTTGAGGCCTATACCCCCTATTTTTACTCCACCTACGAACGCGGCGAAGAAATCAAGGTCGAAGACCGCCGCAAGGTGCTTATCCTTGGCGGCGGCCCCAACCGCATCGGCCAGGGCATCGAGTTTGACTACTGCTGCTGCCACGCCTCGTTTGCCCTGCGCGACGCAGGCGTCATGGCCGTCATGGTCAACTCGAACCCCGAAACCGTTTCCACAGACTATGACACGTCTGACAGGCTCTACTTTGAGCCGCTTACCTTTGAAGACGTGATGAACATTGTGGAAAAGGAAAAGCCCGAGGGCGTCATTGTGCAATTTGGCGGCCAGACCCCGCTGAACCTTGCCGTGCCGCTCATGCGCGCGGGCGTGCCCATCATGGGCACCAGCCCCGACGCCATTGACCGCGCCGAAGACCGCGAGCGCTTTCAGGCGCTTATTGAAAAGCTTGGCCTGCTGCAACCGCCGAACGGCATTGCCATGAGCCTTGAAGACGCCCTTAAAGTGGCCGAGCGCATCACCTATCCGGTGGTTGTGCGGCCCAGCTACGTGCTTGGCGGCCGCGCCATGGCCGTGGTGTACGACGCAGCCGAACTCAAGGAGTACTTTCACGCCCAGGTTCCGCAAAAACCGGAACACCCCATCCTCATCGACAAGTTTCTTGAGCATGCGGTGGAAGTGGACGTGGACGCCCTGTCGGACGGCAAGGAAGTGTACGTGGCGGGCATCATGGAGCACATTGAAGAGGCTGGCATCCACTCCGGCGACTCGGCCTGCGTGCTGCCCTCGTACTCGCTTTCGTACGACCATGTGTCCCGTATCGCCGTGCAGGCCGAGGCCCTTGCCCGCGAGCTCAAGGTCGTGGGCCTCATGAACATCCAGTTTGCCATCAAGGGCGATGATATCTATATACTCGAAGTAAACCCGCGCGCCTCGCGTACCGCGCCCTTTGTGTCCAAGGCCACGGGCGTGCCCCTGCCGTACCTGGCTACCCAGGTCATGCTGGGCAAAACGCTTGAAGAGCTGGACCCCTGGAGCATGCGCAAGGGCGGGTTTACCTGCGTCAAGGAGGCCGTGCTGCCCTTCCAGCGCTTCCCCGGCGTGGACGTTATTCTGGGACCCGAAATGCACTCCACCGGCGAGGTCATGGGCATGGGTTCCAATTTTGGCGAGGCGTTTCTCAAAAGCCAGCTGGGCGCTGGTCAGGTGCTGCCGCAGGGTGGCAAGCTCTTTTTGTCGGTCAACGACCGCGACAAGCCCTACCTGCCCGAAGTGGCCGACATGTTCGCCAGGCTTGGCTTCCATCTGCTGGCCACTCGCGGCACCGCAGCTGTGCTGCGCGAGCACGGGCTTGAGGTGGAAGAAGTGCTCAAGGTTTACGAAGGACGGCCCAACATCGTTGATCTGCTCATCAACCACGAGGTGGCCCTGGTTATCAATACGGCATCGGGCAAGCACACGGCCAGGGATTCCAAGGCCATCCGCCACGCGGCCCTGACATACAAGGTCCCTTACTGCACCACCATCGCCGCAGCGCGCGCCACGGCCACGGCCATTGGTTCGCGTCGGGCCGAGACCCATGTGGAAAGTCTGCAGGAATACTACGCGCGGGAAGCGCGGGGGTAA
- a CDS encoding HU family DNA-binding protein yields the protein MTKADLVEKIAAKANLTKAAAERALNAFLGSVEDALVKESKLTLTGFGTFAVETRKARQGRNPRTGDTLTIPACKILKFRPGKMLKDSLN from the coding sequence ATGACTAAAGCTGATCTGGTTGAAAAAATCGCCGCCAAGGCAAATCTGACCAAGGCTGCCGCCGAACGTGCACTTAATGCTTTTCTTGGCTCTGTTGAAGACGCTCTGGTTAAAGAATCCAAGCTGACCCTCACGGGCTTTGGCACCTTTGCGGTCGAAACACGTAAAGCTCGCCAGGGGCGCAACCCCCGCACGGGCGACACGCTCACCATCCCAGCCTGCAAAATTCTCAAATTCCGTCCTGGCAAGATGCTCAAGGACTCCCTGAACTGA
- the fusA gene encoding elongation factor G — translation MPSIKHIRNIGIIAHIDAGKTTLSERMLFYSRKIHRMGEVHDGAATMDYMPEEQERGITIMSACTTCQWGENTINLIDTPGHVDFTIEVERSLRVLDGAVGVFCAVGGVEPQSETVWRQSEDFGVPKIAFINKIDRLGADFEAVLEAMRQRLQANAVAVTIPLGQGENFSAVLDLVNEQTLTFDQADQGQTMHRAPFTEQEAALAAPWRETLLEKLAEADDAFVDRYLEGAFTLTDVNAALRRATLARTLTPVFCGSALRNMGVQPVLDAVCSLLPSPVDVPAPVGRDAEGRDIVVEATPDAPAVALVFKVLLENGRKLAFLRMYAGRIHEGENLRNTASGKDDRLGRIYRPHADRREQLECAGAGEIVVVVGLRSARTGETYTARERQLLLESIDAYAPVITLALEPRNADESKILDEALARYTEEDPTLLARLDDDTGTRMVSGMGELHLDVLLERMKREYGISPRASNPQVVLRETVRKEAEAAAVFDKELGKERHQGSAALRVAPRARGTGNTVEVGDFLPQDAAEARKILPRVYLDAALEGVRDALQSGDLTGYPVEDVAVTLTAVDRQEGVTTIPGCRMAAGQALREALAAATPVVMEPVMRVEITAPEDFLGASITLFTTCGGKVEDMEDHGGRKTLRGTAPLRRLFGFSTSLRSATQGRTGLVMTFDRFDLP, via the coding sequence ATGCCCAGCATCAAGCATATCCGCAACATAGGCATTATTGCCCATATCGACGCGGGCAAGACCACGCTCTCGGAGCGCATGCTCTTTTACAGCCGCAAAATCCACCGCATGGGCGAGGTGCACGACGGCGCGGCCACCATGGACTACATGCCCGAGGAGCAGGAGCGGGGCATCACCATCATGTCCGCCTGCACCACCTGCCAGTGGGGCGAAAATACCATCAACCTCATCGACACCCCCGGCCATGTGGACTTTACCATTGAGGTGGAGCGATCCCTGCGCGTGCTGGACGGAGCCGTGGGCGTTTTTTGCGCCGTGGGCGGGGTTGAGCCGCAGTCAGAGACCGTATGGCGGCAGTCGGAAGATTTTGGCGTGCCCAAGATCGCCTTCATCAATAAGATAGACCGGCTGGGCGCGGATTTTGAGGCCGTGCTTGAGGCCATGCGCCAGCGCCTGCAGGCAAACGCCGTGGCGGTCACCATTCCCTTGGGCCAGGGCGAAAATTTTAGCGCCGTGCTTGATCTGGTCAATGAGCAGACCCTGACCTTTGATCAGGCTGATCAGGGGCAGACCATGCACCGCGCGCCGTTTACCGAGCAAGAAGCCGCCCTCGCCGCTCCCTGGCGCGAAACCCTGCTGGAAAAACTGGCCGAGGCCGACGACGCCTTTGTGGACCGTTATCTCGAGGGCGCGTTTACCCTGACCGACGTCAACGCCGCCCTGCGCCGCGCCACGCTTGCCCGTACGCTCACGCCCGTATTTTGCGGCTCGGCCCTGCGCAACATGGGCGTGCAGCCCGTGCTCGACGCCGTGTGCAGCCTGCTGCCCTCGCCCGTCGATGTGCCCGCCCCGGTGGGCCGCGACGCCGAAGGCCGCGACATTGTGGTGGAGGCAACGCCCGACGCGCCCGCCGTGGCCCTGGTCTTCAAGGTATTGCTGGAAAACGGCCGCAAGCTGGCCTTTTTGCGCATGTACGCGGGCCGCATCCATGAAGGGGAAAACCTGCGCAACACGGCAAGCGGCAAGGACGACCGTCTTGGCCGCATCTACCGCCCCCACGCCGACCGGCGCGAGCAGCTCGAATGCGCCGGGGCGGGAGAAATCGTGGTGGTTGTCGGCCTGCGTTCGGCCCGCACGGGCGAGACCTATACCGCCCGCGAGCGGCAGCTTTTGCTGGAGAGCATCGACGCCTACGCGCCTGTCATCACGCTGGCGCTTGAGCCCCGCAACGCTGACGAAAGCAAGATTCTGGACGAAGCCCTCGCCCGCTATACCGAAGAAGACCCCACCCTGCTGGCGCGGCTCGACGACGACACCGGTACGCGCATGGTCTCCGGCATGGGAGAGCTGCATCTGGACGTGCTGCTTGAACGCATGAAGCGCGAATACGGCATCAGCCCCCGCGCGAGCAATCCGCAGGTGGTGCTGCGCGAAACTGTACGCAAGGAGGCCGAGGCGGCCGCTGTGTTTGACAAGGAGCTGGGCAAGGAGCGTCATCAGGGTTCTGCGGCCCTGCGCGTGGCTCCGCGCGCCAGAGGCACGGGCAACACGGTTGAAGTGGGCGATTTTTTGCCGCAGGATGCCGCCGAGGCCCGCAAAATTCTGCCCAGGGTCTACCTTGACGCCGCCCTTGAAGGCGTGCGCGACGCCCTGCAAAGCGGCGATCTCACGGGCTACCCTGTGGAAGACGTGGCTGTCACGCTCACCGCTGTGGACAGGCAGGAGGGGGTGACCACTATCCCCGGTTGCCGCATGGCTGCCGGTCAGGCCCTGCGCGAAGCTCTGGCGGCTGCAACGCCTGTGGTTATGGAACCAGTGATGCGCGTGGAAATTACCGCTCCAGAGGACTTTTTGGGCGCGTCCATTACACTGTTTACGACCTGCGGCGGCAAGGTCGAGGATATGGAAGACCATGGCGGGCGCAAGACCCTGCGCGGTACAGCGCCCCTGCGCCGCCTGTTTGGCTTTTCCACCTCGCTGCGCTCGGCCACGCAGGGCCGCACAGGGCTGGTGATGACTTTTGACCGTTTTGACCTGCCCTGA